The Citrus sinensis cultivar Valencia sweet orange chromosome 4, DVS_A1.0, whole genome shotgun sequence DNA segment AATCTTATGACAAGACATGACACTTTCCTCTATTTTCctcaaaagacaaaataattttagagttGTGGCTACAaattagttcaataataaaagatgaaCTAATAAAAGATTTAGGATTCGATCTCTATTCTTGAGGgttagaaagaaaatgggTTGCGATTAAGATATAATAATGACAATTATAATTTAGGAGTTTCCCTTTCTATTGAAGATCATTGAACGAAATAATTTTGCCTTTTATCCTTTGCTTGTTCTCTTGATCTTAATTGGCCATAAtgtcaaattcataataatttctagccaacatatataaaatatgttaaagACATTATCTTTTgtctattaatatttattatagttATTAAGTCAATTTAGGGTTCTGATATCAAAACCTGCCCATATAGCTTGCATTACTTGAAAACTCACACATGCTGATTATTTGGGTGATCAAGATATGCTACAACATGAACATGGCATCAGAAAAGCTAATGGTGAAAAAAATGTCAGAAGAAGTGGTGTAGCACACAAGGGCAAAATTGCCCGTGGTGTCGGTTTTGGAGCACATACCGCAGGATCAACTGCCTCTGGTGAACACAGAACTAACGGTGTGCCTGGAACACCTTATGCACAAGGCGGGGCACAGATTAACCACCACCCCAACATACGCCATGGTGCCGGCAGCTGCAACCGGAATTGCGCAGGACTTCTTACCTTCATCGTGAACGCAGTTGCCTCTCTTGTACACTTGTATATTGGATGgaaaaactagaaaaatatattGGTGTGCATAAAAcagtttgtttgtttgctgtGTGTGAAATGTGCATAGAAATTGTGATGTTTGAGGTGTCTTTGTTctaaactttaataataatgtgtCTTGTATATCATAATGCATACAGACGGTTGATGCGAAAATAATCTACTTTCAACTTCTGTGGAactctaattaattttcactAACGGTCACACAGTTATTGACATTTCTAGCCAATCTATTGAATTAGCCTCTCTTCTGAATGTAAAGAAAACAGAAGCAAGTACTCGTGAGTGTATCCTCTCAGCTCATGATTCATCTGAAAATTGGGTAAAGAAACCTAAAAACTTGAGCACTAGTGCCAGTATGAAATGACATTCAGTAAAATTACGCTGCTTGATTTAGGGTACATGTGAATGCATGATCTGATCATTCATTGGTTCAAtactagaaaaataaacaacccGTGAAAAGCAAGGGTTTCATTCAGAAATGAGTGAGTTGCTCAAGTTTACGTGCCTCAAGAAACTTGCAGCGCCCTTTACCACTTGATTCAATTTCTTCACTTCTCCTTTTAGATGAGCTGAAGCCAATAtcacttaatttcaattgtcGCTTGCCACTTCTACGACTGGAAACATCTTCATCCATTTCATCAGATTCCCTAACAAACATCCACAATTtaatatacaaattaaattgatattggaaaagttttttcaacaaaaagtTGGCAAGTAGCTAAGGGGATCAGAAGGGGGGTGGGCAAATTGAATTCTTCTCATGTGCAGTAGCACATGAAACATGCATGCATTGGCAATATAGTCCTTTTTACTCCAGATAAAAAGCACAATCGGCAAGTTACATACACTGAATACATCATCACGTCCTATTCTGCACCTTTTGAGCAACAAGAACATAGGAAACTGGTCAATCCAAGCAATACTAACTATGAAAGCTTATACCGACTTGAGACATGAGCAACTTCGGGTGTTACAAACCCACAAGGTAGATTCACTGTTAAAAAGAGGCTTGCAAGAGGAGGGTGCTTTGGGGTTAATAAACTATCAACTGACCCCATTCCTAGTTGATGGGGATTCTAATATTCCACGCTCCTTTAGAACCGATGTCCATGGAGGTTCACGCAACCTAACTAGGTGACACCCCTAAGGTCACGAAACCAAGATCACTGTGGCAAGGGCCAACTTCAGAGGACTGAACTGCTCTGATACTAATTGCTACGAACCCACAAGGTAAAACTCACTCTTAAAATCCAGCTTGTAAGAGGAAGGTGCCTTAGGGTTAATAAACTACCAAAAGGTCCCATGCCTAGTCGATGTGGGATCTTGACATAGGGCGGGAACTTTTACGCGAAACTAGGACAGAGGTGGAACGACACTAACGCAATTACAGAAACTTACGGATGCTGCTAACAAACAAACGGGCTGTAGATAGATATAAAGCAACAAGCGAAAGGATTCGTAACGTACTGGCTTGCTGGAAATGCAAGGGCTGATAACGACAGATGGCTTTCCACTGGCACTAACTACATCACCACGATACCTTAAGCAATGATCTCCCTTATTTCGTCTTTTGATTGAACAAAATGCTACccccccaaaacaaaaaacacgTCTCTATTTAAGCACAGTAAGAGAAGAGCATCTGGAACAAGGATATATACATCAATCAAGGAGAGCACAATTAGAGATACCCAACTTTAAGAGAAAAtggaatatatttatttgcttaCGCATGTAACAGTGGCTCACTGGCAATACTTCCATAAGATTAGTATTCATTTTGTGGCACCACAGCAAATGAATTATCAGATACTAATGACAGATTTAGAAGTTTCGGGATCAGAATAGCAGATTTTATGGTGTAAAAGACCAGAAACATGCAAAGTCATTATTAAGAATGCTGCAGAGTACATGAATCCAGGTGAAGTACCTATGACAAAGAGGAAAATTCACAGAGGATGGTGTCTTATTTGGCAACACATGGGACATATAATGGACAGACCATATAACAGGGAAATATAGCTATAAGAAATGATCCTCAAAAACTGTAATTAAAAATGCCAAGGAATGTAGAATAAGGACTAACCACAAGACTTCAACAATGTCTTTGAAATGAGAAGTGCATGTACCCCAACTGAAGCGAACCAAACTCGGGAATCCAAATATAATGTGTTTATGATCTGTCAACCAGGCCTTGGTTTCAGGATCTAAAGACAAGAAAAGATTAGCAGATTCCTAATCTTAGAATAACCCTCCAAAACTTTGAAAGTTATTGCACACAATAGAGAGCTTTAAGCATCTTGCACCTCCAGGATATCCAGAACCAAAGTTCCGATGCATATTTTCAGCTGTTTCCTCAAATATCCATCCTCTCAAAGTTCGATCTCTAGTGACCTACACgttcaaataaaatagaaataatctGACAACTTAAAACAGAGGAGATTTGGAAAGGGAGTTCTCATTACCTTCGCAACTATGCTTGCACCACTAACAACTGGATAGAGACTGTCAGCCTTCTTTGATACAACAAATTTGATGGAAGGAAATCTCTGAGAAAGTTTTGCTTGGTACTTCTCAGCATCTCCCACCGTATCCAAATAAAcctgaaatataaaaaaatgtagatTTTTTCCACTTCTATCATGCATTCTCTTAttcttttcagtttttttttttctctcctaTCAAAAGAAAGTCAAGTTGAAGTGTTGAACCCATTAGAGTTCAAAACATGAGTAGGTTGCCTAATCCCCTCTTGTCCGTGCAATCTATCAAAGCTTTTTAATTTGCCAAAATTTCATGCTACAAGTGTTGTCAAGTGTTTGTGCACTATTAAGAATTGAtgaatttgaaagaatgagcaaaaatattaattcaaaaggTAGTTAGTCAACAACAAAGGAGGCTTAGTAGagattttcataattttctcatATTTGTGTGCAGCACTTCATGCTTGCTCATTATCTACTTTGTGCAAGTTTCACAAGatatattaatcaataaatcgaagaaaaaaattcagcaAAAAAACACTCAAATTTTGTTACTGTTCCCTTGACATTATTGCTCATCTAGTAAAGGTTTCCACTGGTAAGAAACGAGATCTTATCTGATACATTACCTTCTAAAAACAATtcgattatttttataatcagACATTACGTCAAGTGTAAGGATGAAACAGCAACTAATCTAACAGCTCATATCCAAACTTTGGTGTCATGAGTTGATTTTCTCCTAGGAGTAAAGAATGCATTAAATGATGGTTCTATACCAAGAGTCCCAAGAATCCATATAAGTCATGAAGAACTTTACCTCAGTTAGAAGAACTCCTATGTTTAGTACCCTTGTGATCAGGCCAATTGCTGAGTCATGTGAAATCTCATTCAGGTTTATCTTATTTCTGATGAAAAGCgaacaaaagaaatctaatgaGAAcagaaaaatgttaaaaatcttgaaaaatcTTACCATTTATAATACTTACTTATTAAGCATCTTAGCTGAGAGCTCCCTAGGATCTATAATATCTACAGCCCACCCAACAGAGTCATTAACCTTCAAATCCTCAAATAATTCCTCCCGCTTCTCTTCCTTTAGTGTTTTTGAATCTACAGGCAATCAAATCTGAATTAAATCAAGCGCTAAAAGACAAATGATCTGGTGAAGGAATAGAAGAAGACAAGCGGCTCTTTGTAGCACAACAGTGCCACTTTGCCATCAACTAACAACACCCCAAAGTAAGACAGTCATGGCCCCTATCTATAGTTTTAAAAGAACACGCATAACCAATTTAGTTTGTATTGAGCATACCTGTTGTGAGTGCAGAAAGTTAAATTGAGTTCATTTTTTATACCAAGTATACTAAAAAACATGGCAAACAGCAAGCCATTCGTGGGGGAAGGGGAGAAAGGACACAAAGAATAAGTGAAATTACAAACTTTGATGGAAAATATATATCTGTATGCAACTAAATTGATTACACCACAAGGCAGTTATCCTCTCGATCAAAGTAAAATACTACCAAAACTTTCCCACCAAAAATTAACTGTAACAGgcacaatttgatgaaagtaACCATCCAGCAATACAAGATAATGCAATCCCTTATTCTCACTGCCCACACGAATGGTGTCATATACATGACCAAATGCACTCAACATTTTTAAGTATGAATCCACTTCATCTAGTATTTGCAATTGATATACTAAATCCTATATTCAacttaataattcaaaagagCAGCTATTATGTAAGATATTGAAATGTTTATTTGGAAACTAATAACTCTTATATTGTTTTGTCTCCTCAAATACaatcaaaactttttttttcctctccaAATTCTTTATACGAATAAGTTTTGAGACAATGAGGCAgtcaaaacaaatatattaaaaaaaaataaaatattaacaaattaaacaaaaccgagatagaaaaagtaaaaggGGTTGAGGAGGAAACCTGCAAAATTCAAGGTAGCAAGAGTCTGCTGATAGGAACAGGGACAGTACAAGCATCCGTACACCATGGGTCCtgaaacaaattgaaaatgttttcAGAAAACAAGAACTAaacttgaagaaaaaaaaaaaaaagcaaatgaaatgaagaataaaagcaaaaaaagcaaatgaaatgaagaataaaagCGACCTAAAACGGGGCCACGGCCAGCTTCGTCGATGCCCATAATACAAGGATTTGAAGCCCATTTGGGAAGAGCTGCTTCCGATCCCAtaactctctctctatctGAATTGGCTTATTTGGATTGAATCCTAAAATGCGGATTCGCCGTTAAGAACATACAtgtttttgttaattgaaCAACCAATAACAAGAATAGtatatgtatttttgaaaatatgaatataCGCAAATGATATTTGAAGTTACAGTAATATCTTTACTGTAGAGAGTATGTGGCAGCGgcaagtaaataaaattaatatatatatatatataattattttcaagcGTGAgcgttttaattttttttaatgtaaatgtattattaaattatactatttaataatattattttttaatacactGTAAAATTGTGTAGtctaattctattaaaatgcacgatttaaaagtatttttacacaaaaaaaaaatgacggCTTcacactaaaaaataattgttcatATATATAAGTGACAAGTGCGTGGAGTTATATGTAATGTCTAGTGAGTCATTTATATGAATAGTATGATGTGTTATAAAGAGTGTGATTAgttataaagtaaaattatctaGAGATAAGGTGCAATGATATATTCTATAAAAAGAGATTCCCTTGGTGTATATAAAAGGGATTTTCTAGTAGTGTTGATCATCGATTCCCAAGACATCTGCTTGTATTCTctctttgtaataaaatttagttgtCTTATTTtggttagtttttttttttagtattagaCCCAGTACTCCCAAAAGAAGTCTATcataaattttctataaaaaagtATGCTCTATGGTAGCTGTTGAAAACAGATCTTTCACATTAGAAATATTATAGGAAGTTAGAAGAAGTATTTTCTTAGATCAGGTTATTTGGCCAAGAGATATCCAATAAAAGTGCATTTAAGGAGGTGTGGCGCTCAATTATTAAGCTAAGGAGAGTTGTGTGTTTTGGACTTATCACCAACAAGAAAGAACTTTGTTTTATATCCTCCTATACATTAAGACTTGTGATTAGGGCAGTCTTTGACTATGGATAACTAAGATATAACTCAATCTGACATGCATACTTCTACTGTGGAagctctctcttcttcttcaaataCTCACTCCTTCATAATAAACTTTCACTTTGAAACCTAAGAGTAGCGTTGGCAAAACCCCGGGTTTGATGCGGGTTTGGTGCTGCCCGGGACCGGACCAAATGAGTGAAACGGCTGTCCGGACCTGGGTTTAAGCCCGATTTTTTTCACGTGTGGGCCCGAGCTTGGATTTTTTATCCAGCC contains these protein-coding regions:
- the LOC102611309 gene encoding uncharacterized protein LOC102611309, which translates into the protein MQHTRSKMGNQKLGLLLMIFIMYFQIFAASSPIEKGLPSDMLQHEHGIRKANGEKNVRRSGVAHKGKIARGVGFGAHTAGSTASGEHRTNGVPGTPYAQGGAQINHHPNIRHGAGSCNRNCAGLLTFIVNAVASLVHLYIGWKN
- the LOC102611600 gene encoding ribonuclease H2 subunit A, whose protein sequence is MGSEAALPKWASNPCIMGIDEAGRGPVLGPMVYGCLYCPCSYQQTLATLNFADSKTLKEEKREELFEDLKVNDSVGWAVDIIDPRELSAKMLNKNKINLNEISHDSAIGLITRVLNIGVLLTEVYLDTVGDAEKYQAKLSQRFPSIKFVVSKKADSLYPVVSGASIVAKVTRDRTLRGWIFEETAENMHRNFGSGYPGDPETKAWLTDHKHIIFGFPSLVRFSWGTCTSHFKDIVEVLWESDEMDEDVSSRRSGKRQLKLSDIGFSSSKRRSEEIESSGKGRCKFLEARKLEQLTHF